Proteins encoded together in one Halothermothrix orenii H 168 window:
- the hypB gene encoding hydrogenase nickel incorporation protein HypB, with protein MKTIKINKKILSKNEEKATEIRAYLNEKKVRMLNLVGSPGAGKTTILEKIIEKFDNTRKIVVIEGDLYTTRDAERLKKYEIQVVQINTMGACHLEAGMVWQALKEVNLEEIDFLIIENVGNLVCTASYDLGENIRATVLSVPEGNDKLLKYPVIFQRADLIIINKIDLLPYTDFSLEEIEKDLKQINKNAPVFKLSGKTGAGLDKLCFFLEENLT; from the coding sequence ATGAAAACGATTAAAATAAATAAAAAAATCCTGAGCAAAAATGAAGAAAAGGCTACAGAAATCAGGGCATATCTTAATGAGAAAAAGGTCAGGATGTTAAATCTGGTGGGGTCACCGGGGGCCGGAAAAACAACTATTTTAGAAAAAATAATTGAAAAGTTTGATAACACAAGGAAGATTGTTGTTATTGAAGGAGATTTATATACTACCAGAGATGCTGAAAGATTAAAAAAATATGAAATACAGGTTGTTCAAATTAATACAATGGGTGCCTGTCACCTGGAAGCTGGTATGGTCTGGCAGGCCTTAAAAGAAGTAAATCTGGAAGAAATTGATTTTCTAATTATAGAAAATGTCGGTAATCTAGTTTGTACCGCTTCCTATGATCTAGGAGAGAATATCAGAGCTACTGTGCTTAGTGTACCGGAGGGGAATGATAAACTTCTTAAATATCCTGTTATCTTTCAAAGAGCAGATTTAATAATAATAAATAAAATAGATTTATTACCCTATACTGATTTTTCCTTAGAAGAAATTGAAAAAGACTTAAAGCAAATTAACAAAAATGCCCCGGTTTTTAAATTGTCAGGGAAGACAGGAGCA
- a CDS encoding DUF421 domain-containing protein, producing the protein MPNYQIEDLRAQLRDKGIFRMADVEFAILETSGQLSVLKKSQQQPVTRNDLNLQTNYEGLSRKIIFEGKIMKDKLRELNLTEKWLKDELKKQGITDIKDVMYAALDTQGNLFVDKYHDETDNIKDF; encoded by the coding sequence TTGCCTAATTATCAGATAGAAGATTTGAGAGCTCAGCTGCGGGACAAGGGTATATTCAGGATGGCTGATGTGGAATTTGCTATTTTAGAAACAAGTGGCCAACTGAGTGTTCTTAAAAAATCACAACAACAACCTGTAACCAGGAATGATCTTAATTTACAGACAAATTATGAGGGTCTATCCAGAAAGATTATTTTTGAAGGTAAAATTATGAAGGATAAGTTAAGGGAACTCAATTTAACAGAGAAATGGTTGAAGGATGAACTAAAAAAACAGGGTATTACCGATATAAAGGATGTTATGTATGCCGCCCTTGATACCCAGGGTAATTTATTTGTAGACAAATATCATGATGAAACCGATAATATAAAAGACTTTTAA
- a CDS encoding hydrogenase maturation protease, producing the protein MGGNKCKYQIIIVGVGNYIMGDDGVGIHLIKELESKKIPPDVSLIDAGTAPINYLKEISLSKEVIAIDAIYGGKSPGTIYRLCLDDLKKSTNPDLHGFSLFDVIKMGQSMTGYPHKITIYGIEPERITLGTKLSKSVQKAVMKVKKIIEEKLSPHI; encoded by the coding sequence ATGGGAGGAAATAAGTGTAAATATCAAATTATTATTGTTGGGGTGGGTAATTATATTATGGGGGATGATGGGGTCGGAATTCATTTAATTAAGGAATTGGAGTCAAAAAAAATACCACCAGATGTATCCTTAATTGATGCCGGTACTGCACCTATAAACTATCTGAAAGAAATAAGCCTTTCCAAAGAGGTAATAGCTATAGATGCTATATATGGAGGTAAAAGTCCAGGCACAATCTATAGACTCTGTCTGGATGACTTAAAAAAATCCACCAACCCTGATCTCCATGGGTTTTCCCTTTTTGATGTTATAAAAATGGGTCAATCAATGACAGGCTATCCGCATAAAATTACTATCTATGGAATTGAGCCAGAAAGAATAACTTTAGGTACTAAACTTTCAAAATCAGTACAAAAGGCTGTAATGAAAGTAAAAAAAATCATCGAAGAAAAATTATCTCCACATATTTGA
- a CDS encoding C-GCAxxG-C-C family protein has protein sequence MEEKNNKISRKQFLTTVGGLAAGAVLAGSGLSLLDSEVKAEKLPEYPWTKYFAKKLNVETVRKKATQYYHEGNHCAEASFRALVEELGAPFSNVPSQVLWFGAGGGAGWATLCGAVNGGSAAISLVYGRSKITMALVNELFGWYSETPLPLNSEVNSVAGTPLCHSSVSNWCEASGLKADSKKRSKRCGLLTGDTTAKAAELLNAQLAGKFVATYTIPKEAQECMNCHVAGDLKDTRGKMDCLDCHEGH, from the coding sequence GTGGAAGAAAAGAATAATAAAATTTCCAGGAAACAGTTTTTAACAACTGTCGGCGGTCTGGCGGCCGGAGCTGTTCTGGCAGGTTCGGGTTTGAGTCTCCTTGATTCTGAGGTAAAGGCTGAAAAATTACCTGAATACCCATGGACAAAATACTTTGCTAAAAAATTAAATGTTGAAACTGTCAGGAAAAAGGCTACCCAGTACTATCATGAAGGTAATCATTGTGCCGAAGCTTCCTTCAGGGCCCTGGTTGAAGAGCTGGGGGCACCCTTTAGTAATGTGCCTTCCCAGGTTTTATGGTTCGGAGCAGGCGGGGGAGCCGGCTGGGCTACCCTGTGTGGGGCAGTAAACGGAGGCTCTGCAGCAATATCCCTTGTTTATGGCAGAAGCAAAATCACCATGGCGTTAGTAAATGAACTATTTGGCTGGTATAGTGAAACCCCCTTACCCCTTAATAGTGAGGTAAATAGTGTAGCTGGTACCCCATTATGCCATTCTTCTGTGAGTAACTGGTGTGAGGCATCAGGATTAAAGGCAGATTCTAAAAAGAGATCAAAAAGATGTGGCCTGTTAACTGGCGATACAACAGCGAAGGCAGCAGAACTGCTCAATGCCCAGCTGGCAGGTAAATTTGTTGCTACATATACAATCCCTAAAGAAGCCCAGGAATGTATGAACTGTCATGTTGCCGGTGATTTAAAAGATACCAGGGGTAAGATGGACTGCCTGGATTGCCATGAGGGACACTAA
- the tatC gene encoding twin-arginine translocase subunit TatC, which yields MAEVEMSFVEHLEELRKRILISISLVLIFSIASYFFVPDIIKFLTKPVGTRLVYLAPTEAFFTQLKVAFFSGLLLAFPFIIYQIWRFISPAFTENRQKFISWLVPLSCLFFAGGLIFGYFVVVRFGLKFLMRFATDSLNPMFSLGKFISFVTGVMIPFGLIFQMPIIIIPLVKLNLIDHKFLKKQRKYVLLIIFILAAILTPPDVISQVMMALPLILLYEVSIIWARIIE from the coding sequence ATGGCCGAGGTCGAAATGTCCTTTGTAGAACACCTGGAAGAGCTCCGAAAAAGAATCCTTATATCTATATCACTGGTATTAATATTTTCCATAGCTTCATATTTTTTTGTTCCTGATATTATTAAATTTTTAACAAAACCGGTCGGAACCAGATTAGTATACCTGGCCCCCACAGAAGCCTTTTTTACCCAACTAAAAGTTGCTTTCTTCAGTGGTCTTTTACTGGCCTTTCCTTTTATTATCTATCAGATATGGAGGTTTATCAGCCCTGCCTTTACGGAAAACAGACAAAAGTTTATTTCATGGCTTGTTCCACTATCATGTTTATTTTTTGCCGGTGGGCTTATTTTTGGTTACTTTGTAGTAGTCAGGTTTGGGCTTAAATTCTTAATGAGGTTTGCCACAGATAGCCTCAATCCCATGTTTTCGCTGGGTAAGTTTATTTCATTTGTTACCGGGGTTATGATCCCTTTTGGTCTTATTTTTCAGATGCCTATAATAATAATACCCCTGGTAAAGTTGAATTTAATCGATCATAAATTTTTAAAAAAACAGAGGAAGTATGTCCTGCTAATCATTTTTATTCTGGCGGCTATCCTTACCCCTCCTGATGTTATTTCCCAGGTAATGATGGCCTTACCATTAATCCTGTTATATGAAGTCAGTATTATATGGGCAAGGATTATAGAATAG
- a CDS encoding cytochrome c biogenesis protein → MKDKVNSILLIILIFTMLTNLYLIFYYAPLEKVMGVVQKIFYFHVASAWIGFLALAVVFASNILYLRCGRKKWSQLSLASAEIGVVFISIVLITGPLWAKPVWNTWWTWDPRLTTTLILWFMYVAYLILHGGREKNEKRERLAAVYGIIAFINVPLVFFSIRWWRTIHPVVISTSGISITGEMLFTLLFSLATFTLLYVYLLKTRCRGIKLAYKIDLLKERIGGY, encoded by the coding sequence ATGAAGGATAAGGTTAATTCTATACTTCTGATTATACTTATTTTCACAATGTTAACCAACCTGTATCTTATATTTTACTATGCCCCCCTGGAAAAGGTGATGGGGGTGGTTCAGAAGATATTTTATTTTCATGTTGCGTCTGCCTGGATTGGTTTTCTGGCTCTGGCAGTTGTTTTTGCATCTAATATTCTCTACCTCAGATGTGGCCGGAAAAAGTGGAGTCAGTTGTCACTGGCTTCTGCCGAGATAGGGGTTGTTTTTATAAGTATAGTCCTGATTACCGGTCCTTTATGGGCAAAGCCTGTCTGGAATACCTGGTGGACCTGGGATCCCAGGTTAACGACAACTCTTATTCTATGGTTTATGTATGTAGCCTATCTTATCTTACATGGTGGCCGGGAAAAGAATGAAAAGAGAGAACGACTGGCAGCTGTTTACGGGATTATAGCCTTTATCAATGTCCCCCTGGTTTTTTTCTCTATAAGATGGTGGCGGACTATCCACCCGGTAGTTATTTCAACATCAGGTATAAGTATAACCGGAGAAATGTTATTTACCCTTCTTTTCAGTCTTGCTACCTTTACGTTATTATATGTTTATTTGCTCAAAACAAGGTGCAGGGGAATTAAGCTGGCTTATAAAATTGATTTATTAAAAGAAAGAATAGGAGGGTATTAA
- a CDS encoding Sec-independent protein translocase subunit TatA/TatB, translated as MFGMGPVELILVLFIALIIFGPGKIPEIGEAIGKGISKFKSAAKEAEETVNIKSDDKEEK; from the coding sequence ATGTTTGGAATGGGACCAGTAGAATTAATTCTTGTTTTATTTATTGCCCTGATAATATTTGGCCCGGGAAAGATTCCAGAAATCGGGGAAGCGATCGGTAAAGGTATAAGTAAATTTAAATCTGCTGCCAAAGAAGCAGAAGAAACAGTAAATATCAAAAGTGATGATAAGGAAGAAAAATAG
- a CDS encoding DUF421 domain-containing protein, whose translation MEYFRVFWQGSVGFFAILFLARISGKQQIAQLTFLDYIVAITAGSIASSLTIIAVNDFGPTLVGLLTWFFWSLVIGFISMKSRLLNKIFHGTPTVVIQNGKILEKT comes from the coding sequence ATGGAATATTTCAGGGTATTTTGGCAGGGTTCAGTTGGTTTTTTCGCAATTCTATTTCTGGCAAGAATAAGTGGAAAACAACAGATTGCCCAGTTGACCTTCCTTGATTATATCGTAGCCATTACAGCTGGGTCAATTGCCAGTTCTTTAACAATTATCGCTGTTAATGATTTTGGACCAACTTTAGTGGGCCTGTTAACCTGGTTTTTCTGGAGCCTGGTTATTGGCTTTATATCCATGAAATCAAGACTGCTCAATAAAATATTTCATGGAACCCCAACTGTTGTCATCCAGAATGGAAAAATTTTAGAAAAAACATAA
- a CDS encoding CcmD family protein codes for MSYLVIAYGFIWLLILGYIFFINRQQIRLERELEIMEERLKKVKGSNSL; via the coding sequence TTGTCTTACTTAGTAATTGCCTATGGATTTATCTGGCTATTGATTCTGGGTTACATATTCTTTATAAACAGACAGCAGATTCGACTGGAACGGGAGTTAGAAATAATGGAAGAAAGACTCAAAAAGGTTAAGGGCAGTAACAGCCTCTAA
- a CDS encoding hydrogenase small subunit — protein MKKKDYVNLCRSLKTEGSHQLSREILRVVRDFRSNNGKKLPVIWIETNDSGDNNISFMNTTYPYLDQVFEDIIDLYYSNTFMAAQGEDAYQILKKVALREKREFTLVVEGAIPLKANGRYNITFITDEGPVTAVELVRWLGELAKYAVAVGTCASFGGASAASPNITGSVALGDVLDRQIINVSGCPINPDWFVGTLAHLQMYGLPDLDRLGRPELFYQFTVHRHCQRRSYFDDGNFAEELGDIECMFSQGCVGPRTGADCPYRLWDNHVSYPIKVNTPCIGCTNEDFPDGSSPFFVPLPLKRQEDEEVTPGRDGDKINGFKDSKDTCGDDTDG, from the coding sequence GTGAAGAAAAAAGACTATGTTAATCTCTGTCGTTCTTTAAAGACTGAGGGGAGTCATCAATTATCAAGAGAAATTTTAAGAGTGGTCAGGGACTTTCGGAGTAACAATGGCAAAAAATTACCTGTTATCTGGATTGAAACCAACGATAGTGGTGATAATAATATTTCTTTTATGAACACAACCTATCCCTATCTTGATCAGGTTTTTGAAGATATTATAGATCTTTATTATAGTAATACCTTTATGGCAGCCCAGGGAGAGGATGCCTATCAAATATTAAAAAAAGTGGCTTTACGCGAAAAAAGAGAGTTTACCCTTGTTGTTGAGGGGGCTATTCCTCTGAAAGCAAACGGTCGGTATAATATTACCTTTATTACTGATGAAGGTCCGGTAACAGCAGTTGAGTTAGTAAGATGGCTTGGAGAGCTGGCAAAATATGCAGTGGCGGTAGGAACCTGTGCCAGTTTTGGTGGAGCATCAGCAGCCTCTCCAAATATTACCGGTAGTGTAGCTCTTGGAGATGTATTAGACCGGCAAATAATAAATGTAAGTGGTTGCCCCATAAACCCTGATTGGTTTGTTGGTACACTGGCTCATCTACAGATGTACGGTCTACCGGATCTGGATAGACTGGGGAGGCCTGAACTTTTTTATCAGTTTACTGTTCACCGTCATTGCCAACGGCGTTCCTATTTTGATGATGGAAATTTCGCTGAAGAGCTGGGAGACATTGAATGTATGTTCAGTCAGGGTTGTGTGGGCCCCAGAACAGGTGCTGACTGTCCTTACCGTTTATGGGATAATCATGTTAGTTATCCTATCAAAGTTAATACACCCTGTATAGGTTGTACTAATGAAGATTTCCCCGATGGGTCTTCACCGTTTTTTGTCCCCTTACCCTTGAAAAGGCAAGAAGATGAAGAAGTAACCCCTGGAAGGGATGGGGATAAGATAAATGGGTTTAAAGATAGTAAAGATACCTGTGGGGATGATACTGATGGTTAA
- the hypA gene encoding hydrogenase maturation nickel metallochaperone HypA produces MSVMGEIFSIINSNVAKYRLKRVTKVVVRVGEMTCLNDEALDFAFQVFAEDTVAEGAELIINKEKARARCHHCGHIFEITYTDKLCPHCQSYSDNIVNGYELYLDKVEGEIDEND; encoded by the coding sequence ATGTCTGTCATGGGGGAGATTTTTTCAATAATAAACAGTAATGTAGCTAAATACAGACTTAAAAGAGTAACAAAAGTAGTGGTCAGAGTTGGGGAAATGACCTGCCTTAATGATGAAGCACTGGATTTTGCTTTTCAGGTATTTGCTGAGGATACCGTAGCTGAAGGAGCCGAACTTATTATTAATAAAGAAAAAGCCAGGGCAAGATGCCATCACTGTGGTCATATTTTTGAAATAACCTATACTGATAAGTTATGCCCCCATTGTCAAAGTTACAGTGATAATATTGTAAATGGGTATGAATTATATCTTGATAAAGTGGAGGGGGAGATAGATGAAAACGATTAA
- a CDS encoding nickel-dependent hydrogenase large subunit, whose product MGLKIVKIPVGMILMVKKITFSPVTRLSGLLSVEIVVDRGKIVNARTRGTMFRGYEWIMRGRKVTDAVYMTQRICGICSLAHGAVGSYLLDELYGNIISENAQYLRNIMFAADFLQNHIRHFYFFGLPDFVKMPEKPPFLGQDLNDLRLNREDNRRLVDNYYKAVKAAQESHQLLALFGGKIPNQHSFVHGGVTVAPTADKINQAKALIESIQQFVQGCMIPDTELISRAYRDYFQIGVTPLRLISFGLFPFGPQNDDYLWPPGVIINNEFELPQVEFIEEQVPYSYYEANDEGENVFNQYPEPAPFKPEAYSYIKTVLYKGQHFETGPYARGVIRGDYRGRASTMDRIVARSLEALKLAGFIREWLTRLEPGPPPLNQNEEPVKDRAVATTGAMRGALLHSAIIEGEEVKSYNVITPTTWNFSPRDKNGNPGPVERALIGTEIPGGAMLETIVGRIIRSFDPCISCGTHVYSIDGKLQKKIEF is encoded by the coding sequence ATGGGTTTAAAGATAGTAAAGATACCTGTGGGGATGATACTGATGGTTAAAAAAATTACATTTAGTCCGGTAACAAGGTTAAGTGGACTTTTGTCAGTTGAAATTGTTGTTGATAGAGGGAAAATAGTGAATGCCCGTACAAGAGGAACCATGTTCAGAGGTTATGAGTGGATTATGCGAGGAAGAAAGGTAACAGATGCTGTTTATATGACCCAGAGGATCTGTGGTATTTGTTCCCTGGCCCATGGGGCTGTTGGAAGTTATTTGCTTGATGAACTTTATGGGAATATCATATCTGAAAATGCTCAGTATCTAAGAAATATTATGTTTGCGGCAGATTTTTTACAAAACCATATCAGGCATTTTTATTTTTTTGGCCTTCCCGATTTTGTTAAAATGCCTGAAAAACCACCTTTTCTGGGGCAGGACCTTAATGACCTTCGTTTAAATAGGGAAGACAATCGACGACTGGTTGATAATTATTACAAGGCTGTTAAAGCAGCTCAGGAAAGTCATCAGTTACTGGCCCTGTTTGGTGGCAAGATACCGAACCAGCATAGTTTTGTCCACGGAGGGGTAACGGTAGCCCCGACCGCTGACAAGATTAACCAGGCAAAAGCTCTAATTGAAAGTATTCAACAATTTGTTCAGGGGTGTATGATACCGGATACTGAATTAATTTCCCGGGCTTACAGGGATTATTTTCAGATCGGTGTTACCCCTCTTCGACTAATATCTTTTGGTCTTTTTCCTTTTGGTCCACAAAATGACGATTATTTATGGCCCCCCGGTGTCATTATCAATAATGAATTTGAGCTACCTCAGGTAGAATTTATTGAAGAACAGGTACCTTACTCCTATTATGAGGCGAATGATGAAGGCGAAAATGTATTCAATCAATACCCGGAACCTGCTCCCTTTAAACCAGAAGCCTATAGTTATATAAAAACTGTTCTGTATAAAGGCCAACACTTTGAAACAGGGCCATATGCCAGGGGAGTTATCCGTGGAGATTATAGGGGAAGGGCTTCGACCATGGATAGAATTGTGGCCCGTTCCCTGGAGGCATTGAAGCTGGCTGGTTTTATCAGGGAATGGTTGACCAGACTGGAACCTGGACCTCCACCTTTAAATCAAAATGAAGAACCGGTTAAAGATAGGGCTGTGGCTACTACTGGAGCTATGCGGGGAGCCCTTCTACACAGTGCTATAATCGAAGGTGAAGAAGTAAAAAGTTATAATGTCATCACCCCAACCACCTGGAATTTCTCACCGAGGGATAAAAATGGGAATCCTGGTCCGGTAGAAAGGGCCTTAATTGGTACTGAAATTCCCGGGGGAGCAATGTTGGAGACCATTGTTGGCAGGATAATTCGGTCCTTTGATCCCTGTATATCCTGTGGTACCCATGTCTATAGTATTGACGGTAAATTGCAGAAGAAAATAGAATTTTGA